The following proteins are encoded in a genomic region of Camarhynchus parvulus chromosome 4A, STF_HiC, whole genome shotgun sequence:
- the TAF7L gene encoding transcription initiation factor TFIID subunit 7-like has product MSKGKDDAPHELESQFVLRLPPEYASTVRRAVQSGNVNLKDRLTIELHADGRHGIVRVDRVPLAAKLVDLPCIIESLKTIDKKTFYKTADICQMLVCTVDGDLYPPLEEQTVTTDPKANKKKDKDREKKFIWNHGITLPLKNVRKRRFRKTAKKKYIESPDVEKEVKRLLSTDAEAVSVRWEVIAEDETKEVDNHGSLTSLDISSPGMSGHKQGHGSSEHDELREIFNDISSSSEDEDERDHHDDEDLNIMDTEEDLERQLQDKLNESDGQQQENEGSNQIAMGIQKQIDNLKSKLQETQDRRKRQEDLIMKVENLALKTRLQAVLDEFKQQEEREKQQMASLQEQLESLMEK; this is encoded by the exons ATGAGCAAGGGCAAGGACGATGCTCCGCACGAGCTCGAGAGCCAGTTCGTGCTGCGGCTGCCCCCG GAATATGCCTCGACTGTGCGGCGAGCAGTCCAGTCTGGGAATGTCAACCTGAAGGACAGGCTCACCATTGAGCTGCATG CGGACGGGCGCCATGGGATTGTGCGTGTGGACCGGGTGCCACTGGCAGCCAAGCTGGTGGATCTGCCCTGCATCATCGAGAGCTTAAAAACCATTGACAAGAAAACCTTCTACAAGACAGCAGATATTTGCCAG ATGCTTGTTTGCACTGTGGATGGTGATCTGTACCCGCCTTTGGAAGAGCAaacagtgaccactgaccccaAGGCGAACAAGAAGAAGGACAAGGacagagagaagaaattcaTATGGAACCATGGCA TCACTCTTCCCCTGAAAAATGTACGGAAGCGGCGGTTCCGGAAGACAGCTAAGAAGAAG TATATTGAGTCTCCTGATGTGGAAAAAGAGGTGAAACGTCTCCTGAGCACCGATGCTGAGGCTGTCAGTGTCC GCTGGGAAGTCATTGCTGAAGATGAAACAAAAGAAGTGGACAACCATGGTTCACTCACCAGCCTGGACATCTCCTCCCCAGGGATGTCGGGGCATAAGCAAGGCCATGGCTCCTCAG AACATGATGAGCTGCGGGAGATATTTAATGatatcagcagcagcagcgaggaTGAAGATGAGAGGGATCATCACGATGATGAAGACCTGAACATCATGGACACTGAGGAAGACTTGGAGAGACAGCTGCAGGACAAGCTGAATGAGTCtgatgggcagcagcaggagaatgAGGGGTCCAACCAGATTG CCATGGGCATCCAGAAACAGATTGACAACCTGAAAAGTAAACTCCAGGAAACTCAAGACAGGAGGAAGCGCCAGGAAGATCTCATCATGAAAGTGGAGAACCTTGCCCTCAAG ACCCGTCTCCAGGCCGTGCTGGATGAGTTCAAGCAgcaagaagagagagagaagcagcag ATggcatccctgcaggagcagctggagtcCCTCATGGAGAAGTGA
- the LOC115914811 gene encoding magnesium transporter NIPA2-like, whose translation MGAGFGAGLGLALASSAFIGGSFVLKKKGLLRLCGRARAGQGGHAYLREWLWWAGLLCMGVGEAANFAAYAFAPATLVTPLGALSVLVSAVLSSIFLNEQLNVHGKIGCILSILGSTVMVIHAPQEEEVSSLESMAEKLQDPGFIVFAVCVLVSSLLLIFVAGPRYGQSNVLVYVLVCSAIGSLSVSCVKGLGIALKELFSGKPVLKEPLGWVLLVCLVICISIQINYLNKALDIFNTSVVTPIYYVLFTTAVMTCSAILFKEWQHLVLDNIIGSISGFLTIVSGIFLLHAFRDMPFTPSLLPLFLQPARADPHPPWSTADRHQSCQHQPLLPSEDKGSQSAEEEEEK comes from the exons ATGGGGGCCGGGTTcggcgcggggctggggctggccctggccTCCAGCGCCTTCATCGGCGGCAGCTTCGTCCTGAAGAAGAAGGGGCTGCTCCGGCTGTGCGGCCGCGCCCGGGCAG GGCAAGGAGGGCACGCGTACCTGCgagagtggctttggtgggcagggctgctgtgca TGGGAGTTGGAGAAGCTGCAAATTTTGCCGCCTATGCCTTTGCCCCCGCAACACTGGTAACTCCACTGGGTGCTCTGAGTGTCCTCGTTAG tgcagttcTGTCTTCCATCTTCCTGAATGAGCAGCTGAATGTTCACGGGAAGATTGGCTGCATCCTGAGTATCCTGGGTTCCACTGTGATGGTGATCCATGCTCCACAGGAAGAAGAGGTTTCCAGCCTGGAGTCAATGGCAGAGAAGCTACAAGATCCAG GATTCATTGTATTTGCTGTGTGTGTTCTGGTGAGTTCCCTTCTGCTCATCTTTGTGGCTGGACCCCGTTATGGACAGAGCAACGTCCTGGTTTATGTTTTGGTCTGCTCTGCCATCGGCTCGCTGTCTGTATCCTGTGTCAAAGGCCTGGGGATTGCCCTGAAGGAATTGTTCTCTGGGAAGCCAGTCCTGAAGGAacccctgggctgggtgctCCTGGTGTGCCTGGTGATCTGCATCAGCATCCAGATCAACTATCTGAACAAAGCCCTGGACATTTTCAACACCTCTGTGGTCACACCCATTTACTACGTGCTGTTCACCACAGCAGTCATGACGTGCTCTGCCATCCTCTTCAAGGAGTGGCAGCACCTGGTGCTGGACAACATCATCGGCTCCATCAGCGGCTTCCTCACCATCGTGTCGGGCATCTTCCTCCTGCACGCCTTCAGGGACATGCCCTtcacccccagcctcctgcccctcttcctgcagccagccagggcagACCCACACCCGCCCTGGAGCACTGCAGACAGACATCAGTCCTGtcagcaccagcccctgctgccctcgGAGGACAAGGGCTCTCAGagtgcagaggaggaggaggagaagtga
- the TIMM8A gene encoding mitochondrial import inner membrane translocase subunit Tim8 A, translating into MDPPSAGGLGGADPQLQRFIEVETQKQRFQQLVHQMTELCWEKCMDKPGPKLDSRAETCFVNCVERFIDTSQFILNRLEQTQKSKSAFSESLSD; encoded by the exons ATGGACCCGCCGTCCGCCGGCGGGCTGGGCGGGGCCGACCCCCAGCTCCAGCGCTTCATCGAGGTGGAGACGCAGAAGCAGCGCTTCCAGCAGCTGGTGCACCAGATGACCGAGCTCTGCTGG GAGAAGTGCATGGACAAGCCGGGCCCCAAGCTGGACAGCCGGGCTGAGACGTGCTTCGTGAACTGCGTGGAGCGCTTCATCGACACGAGCCAGTTCATCCTGAACCGGCTGGAGCAGACGCAGAAGTCCAAGTCGGCCTTCTCGGAGAGCCTGTCCGACTGA
- the BTK gene encoding tyrosine-protein kinase BTK produces MASVILESIFLKRSQQKKKTSPLNFKKRLFLLTESKLSYYEYDFERGRRGSKKGSVDIEKITCVETVAPENNPPPERQVPRKGEDYNNMEQISIIERFPYPFQVVYDEGPLYIFSPTEELRKRWIHQLKSVIRYNSDLVQKYHPCFWIDGQYLCCSQTAKNAMGCQILESRNGSLKVGRSHRKTKKPLPPTPEEDQMVMKPLPPEPAPSTAGEMKKVVALYNYEPMNAQDLQLHKGKEYFILEESHLPWWKALDKNGREGYIPSNYVTETRNSLEIFEWYSKNITRSQAEQLLKQEGKEGGFIVRDSTSKTGKYTVSVYAKSSADPQGMIRHYVVCCTPQNQYYLAEKHLFNSIPELITYHQHNSAGLISRLKYPVSQHKKSAPSTAGLGYGSWEIDPKDLTFLKELGTGQFGVVKYGKWRGQYNVAIKMIREGSMSEDEFIDEAKVMMNLSHEKLVQLYGVCTKQRPIFIITEYMANGCLLNFLRETRQRFQPAQLLEMCKDVCEAMEYLESKQFLHRDLAARNCLVNDQGIVKVSDFGLSRYVLDDEYTSSMGSKFPVRWSPPEVLLYSKFSSKSDVWSFGVLMWEVYSLGKMPYERFNNSETTEHVIQGLRLYRPQAASERVYAIMYSCWHEKPEERPTFTVLLSSILDMADEEC; encoded by the exons ATGGCCAGTGTCATCCTGGAGAGCATCTTCTTGAAGCGCTCgcagcagaagaagaaaacatctCCCCTCAACTTCAAGAAGCGCCTGTTCCTGCTGACAGAGAGCAAGCTGTCCTACTACGAGTATGACTTTGAGCGGGGG CGCCGGGGCAGTAAGAAGGGCTCTGTGGACATTGAGAAGATCACCTGTGTGGAGACAGTGGCACCTGAAAACAACCCTCCCCCTGAGCGACAGGTCCCG aggaaagggGAGGATTACAACAACATGGAGCAGATCTCAATCATCGAACGGTTCCCCTACCCCTTCCAG GTGGTCTATGACGAGGGGCCCCTCTACATCTTCTCCCCGACGGAGGAGCTGCGCAAGCGCTGGATCCATCAGCTGAAGAGCG TGATTCGGTACAACAGCGACCTGGTCCAGAAGTACCACCCCTGCTTCTGGATCGACGGCCAGtacctgtgctgctcccagacaGCCAAGAACGCCATGGGCTGCCAGATtctggagagcaggaatggCA gTTTAAAAGTCGGGCGGTCGCATCGCAAGACAAAGAAGCCCCTTCCCCCAACTCCTGAGGAGGACCAG ATGGTGATGAAGCCTCTGCCTCCCgagccagcccccagcacagcaggggagATGAAGAAGGTGGTGGCCCTCTACAACTACGAGCCAATGAACGCCCAGGacctgcagctgcacaagggCAAGGAGTACTTCATCCTGGAGGAGAGCCACCTGCCCTGGTGGAAAGCCCTTGACAAGAACGG gagggaaggataCATCCCCAGCAACTACGTCACTGAAACCAGAAATTCCCTGGAGATCTTTGA GTGGTACTCAAAGAATATCACTCGGAGCCAAGCAGAGCAACTGCTGAAACAGGAG GGTAAGGAAGGGGGCTTCATTGTCCGAGATTCCACCAGCAAGACAGGGAAATACACTGTCTCCGTCTATGCCAAGTCCTCTGC AGACCCCCAAGGCATGATCCGCCACTATGTCGTCTGCTGCACGCCCCAGAATCAGTATTACCTGGCAGAAAAACACCTCTTCAACAGCATCCCAGAGCTCATCACCTACCACCAGCACAACTCTGCAG GGCTCATATCCAGACTGAAGTACCCCGTGTCTCAGCACAAGAAAAGTGCTCCTTCCACAGCTGGCCTTGGCTATG GTTCATGGGAGATTGACCCCAAGGATCTGACCTTCCTGAAGGAACTGGGGACAGGGCAGTTTGGCGTGGTGAAGTACGGGAAATGGAGAGGCCAGTACAACGTTGCCATCAAGATGATCAGGGAGGGCTCCATGTCAGAGGACGAGTTCATTGACGAAGCCAAAGTCATGAT GAACCTGTCTCACGAGAAGCTGGTGCAGCTCTATGGGGTCTGCACTAAGCAGCGTCCCATCTTCATCATCACTGAGTACATGGCCAATGGCTGCCTCCTGAACTTCCTGAGGGAAACACGGCAGCGcttccagcctgcccagctgctggagatgtGCAAGGATGTCTGTGAAGCTATGGAGTACCTGGAATCCAAGCAGTTCCTGCACAGAGACCTG GCTGCTCGAAACTGTCTGGTGAATGACCAAGGAATTGTGAAAGTGTCAGATTTTGGTCTTTCCAG gtaCGTGCTGGATGATGAGTACACGAGCTCCATGGGGTCCAAGTTTCCAGTGCGGTGGTCTCCTCCTGAAGTGCTGCTGTACAGCAAGTTCAGCAGCAAGTCTGATGTCTGGTCCTTTG GCGTCCTGATGTGGGAAGTTTACTCCCTGGGAAAGATGCCTTACGAGAGGTTTAACAACAGCGAGACAACCGAGCACGTCATCCAAGGCCTGCGCCTGTACCGGCCGCAGGCGGCCTCGGAGCGGGTCTATGCCATCATGTACAGCTGCTGGCACGAG AAGCCTGAGGAGCGCCCCACCTTCACcgtgctgctgagcagcatcCTGGACATGGCTGATGAGGAGTGCTGA
- the RPL36A gene encoding 60S ribosomal protein L36a translates to MVNVPKTRRTYCKKCGKHQPHKVTQYKKGKDSLYAQGKRRYDRKQSGYGGQTKPIFRKKAKTTKKIVLRLECVEPNCRSKRMLAIKRCKHFELGGDKKRKGQVIQF, encoded by the exons ATG gtGAACGTGCCGAAAACCCGCCGGACCTACTGCAAGAAATGCGGGAAGCACCAGCCGCACAAGGTCACGCAGTACAAGAAGGGGAAGGACTCGCTCTACGCGCAGG GAAAAAGGCGCTATGATCGGAAGCAGAGCGGATACGGGGGCCAGACCAAGCCCATCTTCCGTAAAAAG gcCAAGACCACCAAGAAGATTGTGCTGAGGCTGGAGTGTGTGGAACCCAACTGCAGGTCCAAGAGGATGCTGGCAATTAAGAGGTGCAAGCACTTTGAGCTGGGAGGAGACAAGAAGAGAAAG GGCCAGGTGATCCAGTTCTGA
- the GLA gene encoding alpha-galactosidase A, which translates to MAAARWMLRWVAAAAAAVAAALALDNGLARTPPMGWLHWERFLCATDCAAEPRRCVSEQLFVEMADRMVAEGWRDAGYEFICIDDCWMAPTRDKQGRLQADPKRFPGGIRKLADYVHSKGLKLGIYSDVGSKTCAGFPGSYNHYDLDAQTFASWGVDLLKFDGCNSESLELLAEGYRRMSVALNRTGRSIVYSCEWPFYLRPVQQPNYTEIKQYCNHWRNFYDVYDSWSSIKSILDWTALHQDTIVKIAGPGGWNDPDMLVIGNFGLSWDQSVTQMAMWAIMAAPLFMSNDLRHISPEAKWLLQNKEVIAINQDPLGKQGYQLSKDKNFQLWERPLSDRAYAVAVLNQQEIGGPQKFTFSLTFLGNGLACNPACSIRQVLPASRDCGVYSWISSLSVEVNPTGTVLLKVLPL; encoded by the exons ATGGCGGCCGCACGGTGGATGCTGCGCTGGgtcgcggcggcggcggccgcggtggcggcggcgctggCACTGGACAATGGCCTGGCGCGGACACCGCCCATGGGCTGGCTGCACTGGGAGCGCTTCCTCTGCGCCACCGACTGCGCCGCCGAGCCGCGCCGCTGCGTCAG CGAGCAGCTGTTCGTGGAGATGGCTGACAGGATGGTTGCCGAGGGCTGGAGGGACGCGGGCTACGAGTTCATCTGCATCGACGACTGCTGGATGGCTCCGACGCGGGAcaagcagggcaggctgcaggcGGACCCCAAGCGCTTCCCCGGGGGAATCCGCAAGCTGGCCGACTAC GTCCACTCCAAGGGTCTGAAGCTGGGAATCTACAGCGATGTTGGGAGCAAGACGTGTGCTGGCTTCCCTGGCAGCTACAACCACTATGACCTGGATGCCCAGACATTTGCTTCCTGGGGTGTGGACCTGCTCAAGTTTGATGGCTGCAACTCTGagtcactggagctgctggcagaag GATACAGGCGCATGTCTGTGGCCCTGAACAGGACTGGAAGGAGCATTGTGTACTCCTGTGAGTGGCCTTTCTACCTGAGGCCTGTGCAGCAG CCCAATTACACAGAGATCAAACAGTACTGCAATCACTGGAGGAACTTCTATGATGTCTATGACTCCTGGAGCAGCATCAAGAGTATCTTAGACTGGACAGCACTTCACCAGGACACCATTGTGAAGATAGCTGGGCCAGGGGGCTGGAATGATCCTGACATG CTGGTGATTGGAAActttgggctgagctgggaccaGTCGGTGACTCAGATGGCCATGTGGGCTATAATGGCTGCTCCCCTGTTCATGTCCAACGACCTGCGGCACATCAGCCCCGAGGCCAAGTGGCTGCTCCAGAACAAAGAGGTGATTGCCATCAACCAGGACCCCCTGGGCAAGCAGGGATACCAGCTTTCCAAG GACAAGAACTTTCAGCTGTGGGAGCGGCCCCTGTCTGACCGAGCTtatgctgtggcagtgctgaaCCAGCAGGAGATTGGAGGGCCCCAGAAATTCACCTTCTCCCTCACCTTCCTTGGCAATGGGCTGGCCTGCAACCCAGCCTGCTCCATCCGacaggtgctgccagccagcaggGACTGTGGTGTGTACAGCTGGATCTCCTCCCTGAGCGTGGAGGTGAACCCCACAGGCACTGTGCTGCTCAAAGTCCTGCCCCTATAG
- the LOC115914723 gene encoding glycine receptor subunit alpha-4-like yields the protein MGALRAGALAFLLLLLLGCLLPRRGPLRLVSGREEIKAGSRSSPQPMSPSDFLDKLMGRTSGYDARIRPNFKGPPVNVTCNIFINSFGSVTETTMDYRVNVFLRQQWNDPRLAYREYPDDSLDLDPSMLDSIWKPDLFFANEKGANFHEVTTDNKLLRIFKNGNVLYSIRLTLILSCPMDLKNFPMDIQTCTMQLESFGYTMNDLIFEWLEEQEAVQVAEGLTLPQFILREEKDLGYCTKYYNTGKFTCIEVKFHLERQMGYYLIQMYIPSLLIVILSWVSFWINMDAAPARVGLGITTVLTMTTQSAGSRASLPKVSYVKAIDIWMAVCLLFVFAALLEYAAVNFVSRQHKEFMRLRRRQRRQRMEEELSRESRFYLRGYGLGPCLQPKEGAGEGPGMCSPPGAPAVLREGDSLRRRYLDRAKRIDTVSRAVFPFTFLLFNIFYWVVYKVLRSEDIHMVP from the exons gCTGGTCTCAGGGCGGGAGGAGATTAAAGCTGGCTCCCGAAGCTCACCCCAGCCCATGTCACCCTCTGATTTCCTGGACAAGCTCATGGGACGAACCTCAGGGTACGACGCCCGCATTCGACCCAACTTCAAAG GTCCGCCTGTCAACGTGACGTGCAACATCTTCATCAACAGCTTTGGCTCCGTTACAGAGACCACCATG gactACCGGGTGAACGTGTTCCTGCGGCAGCAGTGGAACGACCCCCGCCTGGCTTACCGCGAGTACCCCGACGACTCCCTCGACCTCGACCCCTCCATGCTCGACTCCATCTGGAAGCCAGACTTGTTCTTTGCCAATGAGAAAGGGGCCAATTTCCATGAGGTCACCACCGACAACAAGCTCCTGCGCATCTTCAAGAATGGCAACGTGCTCTACAGCATTAG GCTGACACTGATCCTCTCCTGCCCTATGGACCTCAAGAACTTCCCCATGGACATCCAGACATGCACCATGCAGCTGGAGAGTT TTGGCTACACTATGAACGACCTCATCTTCGagtggctggaggagcaggaggccGTGCAGGTGGCAGAGGGCTTGACACTCCCACAGTTCATCCTCAGGGAGGAGAAGGACCTGGGCTATTGCACCAAGTACTACAACACAG GCAAGTTCACCTGCATCGAGGTGAAGTTCCACCTGGAGAGGCAGATGGGTTACTACCTGATCCAGATGTACATCCCCAGCCTACTCATCGTCATCCTTTCCTGGGTCTCCTTCTGGATCAACATGGATGCGGCACCAGCCCGGGTGGGCTTGGGCATCACCACGGTGCTCACCATGACCACGCAGAGCGCCGGCTCCCGCGCCTCCCTGCCCaag GTGTCCTATGTGAAGGCCATTGACATCTGGATGGCTGTGTGCCTGCTCTTCGTCTTCGCTGCCTTGCTGGAGTACGCGGCCGTCAACTTCGTGTCCCGCCAGCACAAGGAGTTCATGCGCCTGCGCCGCCGCCAGCGACGGCAGAGGATG gaggaagagctgagCCGTGAGAGCCGCTTCTACCTGCGAGGCTACGGGCTGggcccctgcctgcagcccaaggagggggctggggagggcccTGGCATGTGCAGCCCCCCGGGAGCCCCCGCCGTGCTGCGGGAGGGGGACAGCCTCCGCAGGCGCTACCTCGACCGCGCCAAGCGCATCGACACCGTCTCCAGAGCCGTCTTCCCCTTCACCTTCCTGCTCTTCAATATCTTCTACTGGGTGGTTTACAAAGTGCTGCGCTCAGAGGACATCCACATGGtgccctga